A single window of Chloracidobacterium sp. DNA harbors:
- a CDS encoding HAMP domain-containing protein, translating to MGFLNTFRGRLLLILALLLVATLGVQYYLNLRTQQDNSVLREAQEQSIVAGIALGFTSMTSRDFRVQDLISQPDQTFLDEDAKKRIRDIIIIDNDWQITDSLNPDLLPSTNDDDVVVYKQLSDLTDLPPLMEGARLGDDIKHFPNRREADDTGAYDEAHAIPIETSKGRWYVMVLLNSDRKETAWRAARPLIFNLGVLLVSSFITLLLVWRFARPIADLSNAARRVAEGDLDVRVPDSTRNDEMGRLASRFNEMTAELAKKREIEAQLQQAEKSAVVGRLGSAIAHEIRNPLNYINLTLDHLRSKYAPDDEEKRVKFEKLTSQLKVEVARINQQISDFLNYSRPATANLRPVDAREVIEDSLRLVEAQASDSNIKIGIVEHEDVPLILGDPEFLRSVFNNLFINAVQAVGNDGGQISTKISPDNDMVRIEVTDSGSGIPAENLSKIFEPYFSTKETGTGLGLAIVQKIIDIHSGTIEVETPEGGGTKFTVRLPMVARVA from the coding sequence ATGGGATTTTTAAACACATTCCGTGGGCGACTACTTTTGATCCTCGCGTTACTACTCGTAGCGACGCTCGGCGTGCAATATTACCTCAATCTGCGCACGCAGCAGGACAATAGCGTACTCCGCGAGGCTCAGGAACAATCGATCGTCGCCGGCATCGCTCTCGGGTTTACGAGTATGACGTCACGGGACTTTCGGGTTCAGGACCTGATCTCGCAGCCCGACCAAACATTTTTGGATGAGGACGCTAAAAAGCGCATCCGCGACATCATCATCATCGATAACGATTGGCAGATCACCGACAGCCTTAACCCTGACCTGCTACCCTCAACGAACGACGATGATGTCGTTGTCTATAAACAACTCAGCGACCTCACCGACCTGCCGCCGCTTATGGAAGGTGCCCGTTTGGGCGACGACATTAAACACTTCCCTAACCGCCGGGAAGCTGACGATACCGGAGCTTACGACGAAGCTCACGCGATCCCGATCGAGACTAGCAAGGGACGCTGGTATGTGATGGTCTTGCTGAACAGTGACCGTAAGGAAACGGCGTGGCGAGCGGCCCGTCCGCTGATCTTCAACCTTGGCGTGCTGCTAGTTTCGTCGTTTATCACTCTATTGTTGGTGTGGCGATTTGCACGCCCGATCGCCGATCTCTCCAACGCAGCACGCCGTGTAGCCGAGGGCGACCTCGACGTTCGCGTGCCCGATTCGACCCGCAATGACGAAATGGGCCGCCTCGCCTCGCGGTTTAACGAGATGACTGCCGAGCTTGCGAAAAAGCGTGAGATCGAAGCTCAGCTTCAACAAGCCGAAAAATCGGCCGTCGTCGGCAGACTCGGGTCCGCCATCGCTCACGAGATACGCAACCCACTCAATTACATCAATTTGACGCTCGATCATCTTCGTTCAAAATACGCTCCGGACGACGAAGAAAAGCGTGTAAAATTTGAAAAATTGACTTCTCAGCTTAAGGTCGAGGTCGCCCGGATCAATCAACAGATCTCAGATTTTCTAAATTATTCACGTCCTGCGACTGCCAACCTCAGGCCGGTCGATGCCCGCGAAGTGATCGAAGATTCGCTGAGGCTGGTCGAGGCTCAGGCCTCAGACAGCAATATAAAGATCGGCATAGTCGAGCACGAGGACGTTCCGCTAATATTGGGCGACCCGGAATTTTTGCGGTCGGTATTTAACAATCTTTTCATTAACGCAGTCCAAGCTGTTGGCAATGATGGCGGTCAGATAAGCACCAAGATATCTCCGGACAATGATATGGTTCGCATCGAAGTCACGGATTCGGGTAGCGGCATCCCGGCCGAAAACCTCTCAAAGATATTCGAGCCGTATTTTTCGACCAAGGAGACCGGCACTGGCCTCGGCCTTGCGATCGTTCAAAAGATCATCGACATTCACAGCGGAACGATCGAGGTCGAAACGCCGGAGGGCGGAGGAACGAAATTTACGGTAAGATTACCGATGGTAGCAAGAGTAGCCTGA
- a CDS encoding sigma-54-dependent Fis family transcriptional regulator, whose product MARKSILVVDDEKNQREILETILSGEGYDVTTASSGEAAIKFVETRRFDLVLTDLQMTGMSGLDLLRELTNFDKSIIVILLTAHGTVDSAVDALRLGAFEYLQKPYDSEKLLETVSRALKKLSTLDAEIVSVSPEMDKVKKLILKIAKSNSTVLIRGESGTGKELIARSMHTNSLRSSEVFQAVNCAAINENLLESELFGHEKGSFTGAVAEKKGLFEIAHNGTLFLDEIGELDIALQAKILRALQEKQIRRVGGIRDIDVDVRVVAATNRDLLHMVEEKRFREDLYYRLNVLSIELPALRERRTDIPVLIEYFLKKHTRGTSRKVSFSAEARRSLDNYSYPGNVRQLESAIERAILLCENDTITNDDLPPEMFSDRGGHRSTSASGEPFVLPAEGVNWEDVERSLIMQAMERTDNNITKSAKLLGLTFRTLQYRLEKFGAKKDEDAGTGDDENS is encoded by the coding sequence ATGGCAAGAAAATCGATCCTCGTCGTCGATGACGAGAAAAATCAGAGAGAGATCCTGGAAACGATACTGTCGGGCGAGGGCTACGATGTTACGACGGCAAGTTCGGGCGAAGCCGCGATAAAATTTGTCGAAACACGGCGGTTCGACCTAGTTCTGACCGATCTGCAAATGACCGGAATGAGCGGATTGGACCTGCTTAGAGAGCTCACCAATTTCGACAAATCTATAATCGTCATCCTACTTACCGCTCACGGTACCGTCGACTCGGCGGTGGATGCATTGAGGCTCGGAGCTTTTGAATATCTTCAAAAGCCGTACGACTCAGAAAAGTTGCTGGAAACCGTTTCGCGGGCATTGAAAAAATTGTCGACACTTGACGCCGAGATCGTGTCGGTTTCGCCGGAGATGGACAAGGTCAAAAAGCTGATCCTAAAGATCGCCAAATCCAATTCGACTGTTCTGATCCGGGGCGAGAGTGGTACCGGCAAGGAGTTGATCGCTCGTTCGATGCACACCAACAGTTTGCGTTCCAGCGAAGTTTTCCAGGCGGTCAACTGTGCGGCAATCAATGAGAACCTACTTGAATCGGAGCTTTTCGGCCACGAAAAAGGTTCGTTCACCGGTGCCGTCGCCGAGAAGAAAGGACTGTTTGAGATCGCCCACAACGGCACACTCTTTCTGGACGAAATAGGTGAACTCGATATCGCGCTGCAAGCCAAGATCTTGCGAGCACTGCAAGAAAAGCAGATCAGACGTGTCGGCGGGATCCGCGATATCGATGTGGATGTGCGGGTCGTCGCAGCGACCAATCGCGACCTGCTCCATATGGTCGAAGAAAAACGCTTTCGCGAAGACCTTTATTATCGCCTAAACGTACTATCGATCGAGTTGCCGGCGCTTCGCGAACGTCGAACGGATATTCCCGTACTGATCGAATACTTTCTCAAAAAACACACTCGAGGCACGAGCCGAAAGGTCAGTTTTAGTGCCGAAGCCCGCCGATCGCTGGACAACTATTCATATCCCGGCAACGTCCGCCAACTCGAGTCCGCGATCGAACGGGCGATACTACTGTGTGAGAACGATACGATCACAAATGACGATCTTCCGCCCGAGATGTTCTCCGATCGCGGCGGCCATCGATCAACGTCAGCGTCAGGCGAACCATTTGTTCTTCCGGCAGAAGGCGTCAACTGGGAGGACGTCGAACGTAGCCTGATAATGCAGGCAATGGAACGAACGGACAATAATATCACCAAGTCTGCTAAGTTACTGGGTTTGACCTTTAGGACGCTACAATACAGATTGGAGAAATTTGGCGCTAAAAAGGACGAAGACGCGGGAACAGGGGACGACGAAAATTCGTAA
- a CDS encoding DUF4126 domain-containing protein has product MEWFSTLSLALGSAWTSGINLYATVSVLGLLQKFGSTKLPGGLDVLDNWWIIGFAGGLYLVEFFADKIPYVDSVWDVVHTFIRVPAGVIVAYAATNQLDASVYIPAALVGGGLALASHGTKAAARIGANLSPEPISNWTLSLVEDGVAFTGILLAVFAPFAIAAVLVVFILLFLWFFPKVVRLFLRMFRAVGAYFSGRGFDSVAR; this is encoded by the coding sequence ATGGAATGGTTCTCAACATTAAGTTTGGCACTCGGTTCTGCTTGGACGTCCGGCATTAATCTGTATGCGACCGTATCGGTGCTCGGACTTTTGCAAAAATTTGGTTCGACAAAACTGCCGGGCGGCCTTGATGTGCTCGATAATTGGTGGATCATCGGTTTTGCCGGCGGTCTGTATCTGGTCGAGTTTTTTGCGGACAAGATACCCTACGTCGATAGCGTCTGGGACGTTGTGCACACTTTCATACGCGTACCGGCCGGAGTGATCGTCGCCTACGCGGCGACTAATCAACTCGATGCAAGTGTCTATATACCTGCAGCTTTGGTCGGCGGCGGACTTGCTCTAGCCTCACACGGCACAAAGGCCGCGGCGCGGATCGGAGCTAATTTATCGCCCGAACCGATATCAAATTGGACACTGTCGCTGGTCGAAGATGGGGTCGCCTTTACGGGCATTCTGCTCGCGGTTTTTGCACCGTTTGCGATCGCGGCGGTACTTGTGGTCTTTATTCTCTTATTCTTGTGGTTCTTCCCTAAAGTGGTCAGATTATTTTTGCGTATGTTCCGCGCGGTTGGTGCGTATTTTTCCGGTAGGGGATTCGATTCTGTTGCCAGATAG
- the can gene encoding carbonate dehydratase, whose product MSNIDQLLENNRQWSEQIRAIDPRFFSDLADQQSPKYLWIGCSDSRVSANTIVGLAPGEIFVHRNIANLVVHTDMNCLSVMQFAVEILKVEHIIVCGHYGCGGVGAAMESKRHGLIDHWLRHIQDTANLHFELLNAIPDAREKFDRLCELNVVEQVLNVSETTIVRDAWNRGQDITVHGWIYGLKDGLIRDRGISVEGEDQVQALRDRFSLTNRRSALAVEI is encoded by the coding sequence GTGAGTAACATTGATCAACTCTTAGAAAACAACCGTCAATGGTCCGAGCAGATCCGTGCGATAGATCCGCGCTTTTTCTCCGATCTGGCCGATCAGCAGAGCCCTAAATATCTTTGGATCGGATGTTCGGATAGCCGCGTCTCAGCGAACACAATTGTTGGTCTGGCTCCGGGCGAAATTTTTGTCCATCGTAACATTGCGAATTTAGTGGTACACACCGATATGAATTGTCTGTCGGTAATGCAATTTGCTGTTGAGATCCTCAAGGTCGAACACATCATTGTATGCGGCCACTATGGATGCGGAGGTGTTGGGGCAGCAATGGAGTCCAAACGTCACGGACTTATCGACCATTGGCTACGACACATTCAGGACACTGCCAACCTGCACTTTGAACTACTTAACGCCATACCCGACGCCCGTGAAAAATTTGACAGGCTCTGCGAACTGAATGTGGTCGAGCAGGTACTTAACGTAAGTGAGACCACTATTGTGAGAGACGCTTGGAATCGCGGCCAGGACATTACAGTTCACGGCTGGATTTACGGTCTGAAAGACGGACTGATCCGTGACCGCGGCATTTCAGTCGAGGGCGAAGATCAGGTTCAGGCACTTCGCGACCGTTTTTCACTGACAAATAGAAGAAGTGCTTTAGCTGTCGAAATATAG
- a CDS encoding PEP/pyruvate-binding domain-containing protein translates to MTSLKSAFFAATLIILFSAFGLNAQMSRKPTPTREPAGAMSKKPDSVKNSLQKIGTQKEFDSIARVYHQGTPYAMPHTMFVIDRRAKNKIYYVNSQKYRFHKDFLLANYLVPRGADVFKPIYLEEDRRFIVGTIAWQKPVERFTWELWEGDLASAEIIKSANETINRTFFQKVAYKPNSIRQEDVTADSGLERILQSDLNKNQEYLALNTGKAIGRVHIIDKLDDTVEIGDNEILVLKELPISLPPVRGVIVAKPSSPLSHINILAKGWNIPNVYIKDADKMFRELDTYWIEFDASLTNFTFKPATKEILDKAKAPDEQIPPADLKTKKLAGLREMRKKDSVIYGSKSANLGEMLNSRLTGVIVPDGFTVPFYWYDKFIKDNGIDETIEELLDDNDFVHNPRVRRQKLEQLRTTIQNAKFDDSLRAEIVQKWKIQLGGKPVFVRSSSNSEDLPNFSGAGLYSSVPNVREDEKLVEAVKKVWASLWKFDAYEARVRNYVSQTDVYMSALIQIGVDMDKGGVMISKDPFDTKSKNSVYISAVCGHNSKVVDNTGIPEQILFNPRSNSVIVMTLSDQTNALRFDLDGDLKETADKCAGPNKRVLTDAQARELAKAAIMIRGIFGGKKEQDIEWGIMNGRLYIVQARPFIDKTNPL, encoded by the coding sequence ATGACTTCACTCAAATCGGCGTTTTTTGCCGCGACACTTATAATTCTGTTTTCGGCATTCGGTTTGAACGCTCAGATGTCTCGCAAACCAACGCCGACGCGTGAACCCGCCGGTGCGATGTCGAAGAAACCTGATTCGGTCAAGAATTCGCTTCAGAAAATTGGCACGCAGAAGGAGTTCGATTCGATCGCCCGTGTGTACCATCAAGGTACGCCCTATGCGATGCCGCACACGATGTTTGTCATCGACCGCCGTGCAAAAAACAAGATCTACTACGTCAATTCGCAAAAATATCGCTTTCACAAGGACTTTCTCCTCGCCAATTATCTTGTGCCGCGAGGTGCAGACGTTTTTAAGCCGATCTACTTAGAAGAAGATCGCCGGTTCATCGTCGGAACCATCGCGTGGCAAAAACCGGTCGAGCGTTTTACTTGGGAGCTTTGGGAGGGCGATCTAGCCTCTGCAGAAATCATAAAGTCGGCAAATGAGACCATCAATCGTACGTTTTTTCAGAAGGTCGCATATAAACCAAATTCGATCCGGCAGGAAGATGTCACCGCCGATTCCGGCCTCGAACGTATTTTACAAAGTGACCTCAACAAAAATCAGGAGTACCTAGCCCTAAATACCGGAAAGGCTATCGGACGCGTCCATATCATCGATAAGCTCGACGATACCGTCGAGATCGGCGACAACGAAATACTTGTTTTGAAGGAGTTGCCGATATCGCTGCCGCCGGTCCGCGGTGTGATCGTTGCCAAACCGTCGTCACCGCTCTCGCATATAAACATCCTTGCAAAGGGCTGGAATATTCCTAATGTTTACATTAAGGATGCTGACAAGATGTTTCGTGAGTTGGACACTTATTGGATCGAGTTTGATGCTTCGCTTACCAATTTTACGTTTAAGCCTGCCACTAAGGAGATACTCGACAAGGCAAAGGCACCGGATGAGCAGATCCCGCCGGCTGACCTAAAAACCAAAAAGCTCGCCGGACTGCGCGAAATGCGTAAGAAAGACAGTGTGATATATGGCTCGAAATCTGCAAATCTCGGTGAAATGCTTAATTCACGACTCACGGGCGTGATCGTTCCGGATGGATTTACCGTGCCATTCTATTGGTATGACAAATTTATCAAGGATAACGGCATTGATGAGACGATAGAAGAACTCTTGGACGATAACGACTTTGTACACAATCCGAGAGTTCGGAGGCAAAAACTCGAGCAGTTGCGGACGACGATCCAGAATGCCAAATTTGACGACTCGCTTCGGGCTGAGATCGTACAAAAATGGAAGATTCAATTAGGCGGCAAACCGGTATTTGTTCGCAGTTCGTCAAACTCCGAGGATCTGCCGAATTTCAGCGGTGCCGGGCTTTATTCGAGCGTGCCGAATGTTCGCGAAGACGAAAAACTGGTTGAGGCAGTCAAAAAGGTCTGGGCTTCATTATGGAAATTTGACGCCTACGAGGCGCGCGTCCGCAATTATGTAAGCCAAACGGATGTTTATATGTCAGCATTGATCCAGATCGGGGTCGATATGGACAAAGGTGGAGTGATGATCTCCAAGGACCCGTTTGATACGAAGAGTAAGAATTCGGTCTATATAAGCGCCGTTTGCGGCCATAATTCGAAGGTTGTGGACAACACCGGAATTCCCGAACAGATATTATTTAATCCTCGTTCGAATTCGGTAATAGTTATGACCCTTTCGGATCAGACGAATGCTCTTAGATTTGACCTCGACGGAGATCTGAAAGAAACCGCTGATAAATGTGCCGGGCCGAACAAACGCGTTCTCACAGATGCCCAGGCCCGCGAACTCGCCAAGGCCGCAATTATGATCCGCGGCATTTTTGGCGGAAAGAAAGAACAGGACATCGAATGGGGTATAATGAACGGACGGCTTTATATAGTCCAGGCAAGGCCCTTTATAGACAAAACTAATCCATTATGA
- the efp gene encoding elongation factor P, which translates to MAISANDIRKGMVILHEGSPVKVMEFHHHTPGNLRAMVQARLRNLLTGNSFEYRFRSNDTLEKITLEQHKMEYLYSDGSHHHFMNTESYEQVALTEEELSDAAQWLMPGLKIEVEFYNGTPIGVALPATMDLTVSRTDPPLKGATASNSNKPATLENGVTLSVPPFIVEGEKIRVNPTEARYMERVK; encoded by the coding sequence ATGGCAATTTCAGCAAATGATATAAGAAAAGGGATGGTCATCCTGCACGAGGGTAGTCCCGTCAAAGTAATGGAGTTTCACCACCATACGCCCGGCAATCTGAGGGCTATGGTTCAGGCTCGGCTTCGTAATCTGCTTACAGGAAACTCGTTCGAATACCGCTTTCGTTCAAACGACACACTCGAAAAGATCACGCTGGAGCAGCATAAGATGGAATATCTTTACTCTGACGGATCGCATCATCATTTTATGAACACGGAAAGCTACGAACAAGTAGCTCTGACCGAAGAAGAATTGAGTGATGCCGCCCAATGGCTAATGCCCGGTCTCAAGATCGAAGTCGAGTTTTATAATGGCACACCGATCGGCGTGGCATTACCGGCAACAATGGATCTTACAGTCAGCAGGACTGATCCGCCGCTTAAAGGCGCGACCGCCTCGAATTCGAATAAACCGGCTACGCTCGAGAACGGAGTCACACTTTCCGTTCCGCCGTTTATTGTCGAAGGCGAAAAGATCCGTGTCAATCCAACGGAAGCACGGTACATGGAACGCGTAAAATAG